In Buchnera aphidicola (Hyadaphis tataricae), the genomic stretch TTTTTTCTAAATCATTTAGCAGTTCATGAGCGATTTTCGACATTCGCACTTCTGTATATCTCATCGCAGCTGCGGAATCTCCATCTATAGATCCAAAATTTCCTTGACCATCAATAAGTGTATAGCGTAATGAAAATTTTTGAGCCATACGAACTATAGCATCATATACTGCTGAATCTCCATGTGGATGATATTTTCCGATAACATCACCTACTACTCGAGCTGATTTTTTATATGCTTTATTCCAATTATTATTTAATACGTGCATTGCAAACAAGATTCTTCGATGAACAGGTTTTAATCCATCTCTTACGTCAGGAAGGGCTCTTCCAACTATTACAGACATTGCATAGTCTAAATAAGAACGTTTTAACTCTTCTTCAATATTAATTTGCACAATATTTCGTTCAGGGTCTGTCATAAGACTATCATCTCTATTGATATTGCAATAATAAAATTAAGAAAAAATTATAACATAATTCATCTATTTGATGCATCCAAAGAAAACTATTATCATAAACAATATATCTTTATTAAAAAATAAATTTTTTAATAAAATTTTTTTACATATTGTTTATTTTTAACGAAAGTATTATAATTTTTTTTAAAAATATTTATAATTTCATGATATACGACTTATTAATTAATTTGTTCTTAAAATGAGGTGTTATATGGAAGATCAAGAAAAAAAATTAATAGAAGGTTTATTTCATCGCTTAAAAAATACTGAATTACATTCTAATGAAAGAGATGATCAAGCAGATGAATTAATTCAAAAATTAGTAAAGACACAACCCTTTTCTTCTTATTATATGACTCAAACAATCTTAATTCAAGAAACAGCCATAAAAAAAATGAGCATACAAATAGAAGAATTAAAAAAACGCATTGAAGAATTAAAAAATCATAATACTAGCAAAAAAACAAGTTTTTTATCAAACTTTTTTAAAAGTAATTCTTCTTCTGAAAATAAATCTTTAGATGACAACGTATGGAAAAATGATACACGCCTACAATCTGATCGTATTAATCCAAATATATCTTCACCTGTTGTACAACAAACACCGACAATCACTAGAAATAGTAGTTTTCTTAGTAATGCTTTACAAACTGCTACAGGTGTAGCAGGTGGGATGATTTTGGGAAATATGTTAATGAATGTTTTTAGTCATTCAAAGCCGGAAGAAGAGGTTATTGATACAATTAATCATCATGAATCATCTGTCATCAATCATGATCATGAATATCCATCAGATGAACAGCATGATCATTTTGTAGATTATGAAACTACCGAACCAGAAACACATACATATGCTTCAGATAATTATGAAAATTTTGATGAAATAGATCACAACGATGATAATTTTATTTAAACTAAATTGCATATATTGTTTAAATATAATACATATTTTTGATAAAATAAAAAATAAAGCCAGCATAAAATATTTTTTGCTGACTTTAGTTTTGTTTAATAACGTTGACTTAAATATTTAGATACGCCTTCTAAAGAGGGTTTCATACCATCTTGACCTTTTTTCCAATTAGCAGGACAAACTTCTCCGTGCTCTTCATGAAAATTAATGGCATCAACCATTCTTATTATTTCTTCAATACTTCTTCCAAATGGCAGATCATTAACTATTTGATGACGAATGATCCCCTTTGAATCGATTAAAAATGATGCCCTTAAGGCTACACCAAGAACCGGATGTTCGATACCATAAGCTTTTTGAATATCTCTCTTGATATCAGAAATCATAGGAAAATTGATTTTTCCGATACCTCCATTTTTAGGTGATGTGTTCTTCCATGCTTGATGAACAAACACACTATCTATAGAAATACCAACAATTCTAACATTTCTTTTTTTAAATTCTATATAACTTTTACTTAATTCTATAATTTCTGATGGACAAACAAAAGTAAAATCCATAGGCCAGAAAAATAATATTATTTTTTTATTTTTGGAATATTTTTTAAAATCAAATTCCTGTATAATTTCATTGTTTTCCAAAATTGCTGGAGCTATAAAATTTGGTGCGCTTTGTGTTACTAAAACCATTTTTTTTCCTATTATTTTATATTCAATTAATATACTAAAATATGTATTCTTAACAAAAGTAAGATATAATGAAACATGTTCTTTTGATAGAAAAAATTTATAAAATAAAAATTAACTGATTTTTTAAACTTTTTAAGTAATGGACAATGTCATATGAAAAAAAAATTATCTTGGTCAGATTTATTATATCTTGAGAAAAAAAAAATATTTTATCGATATAATGAAATTCCTTGCACAAGAACGTTTGAAAAAAGTGATTTATCCAAAGCAAAAAGATATTTTTAACGCTTTTTTGTTGACAAAATTTCATAATATTAAAGTTGTTATTCTTGGTCAAGATCCATATTTTTCTCAAAATCAGGCCCATGGCCTATCTTTTTCTGTTTCTAAGGGTTGTACTATACCAGCTTCTTTAAAAAATATATATAAAGAATTAAATGACGATTTTAAAAAACAACATGCATTTCAGCATGGATGTCTTAAAAATTGGGCAAATCAGGGTGTTTTTTTGTTAAACACTATTTTAACAGTAGAATCCAAAAAGCCCAACTCTCATAATAAGATAGGATGGAATATTTTTACCGATAAAGTTATTTCTATGATTAATTTATATAAGCGTTCTGTTGTTTTTTTACTTTGGGGAAAACAAGCTCAAAAAAAAGAAAAATTTATTAATACAAATAATCATTTTATTTTAAAAACTTCTCATCCTTCTCCATTATCAGTACATCGAGGTTTTTTTGGTTGCAAGCACTTTTCTAAGACCAATAAACTGTTGATTCAAAATAAAATAAAGCCAATTGATTGGTTTATGCAGTCTAAATGAAACACTATGGAAAAATTTTGAAACTTTCAAAAGATAAGTATGATTGCATTTTTTCTAATATATAGAACTCAATATTATTTTTTAGCAATGGTTACGCGTGCTTTTCTTAAGACAGTTTTGTTTAATGTATATCCTTTTTTATTTACAAAAATAACATGATTTGGTGTTATTTCTGAAGATTTTTCATATAAAACAGCGTCGTGAATTGTAGAATTAAATTCTTCGTTTTTTTTTCCTTCAAGATGTACTCCAAACTTAGTTATAGTGTTTAAAAAAGATTGCAAAGTTAACTGTATGCCCTCGATTAAAGGTTTATGTTGTTCTTGAGATGTATCAAATAATGTTAAAATCTCTTCAAGAGAATCAATAATAGGAATTATTTTTTGAAAAAAAATTTCAGTATTATTTATTTTTATTTCATTGGTTGTTTTTTCTATATTTTTTTTAAAATTATCTATATTAGCTAAATTTCGCAGCTTAATTTCTTGAATTTTTTTTTCATTGCATAGTATTTTCATTTTTAAATCTTGAATTGTGTTATTTGTGTTATCTATTTTTTCTTTAATCACGTGATTGTTAATTTGATCGTCATTTTTCATGAATGATAGCCTTTGCAATATTTTTAAATATGAATTTAATATAAGGTCTATAATTGATCTTTCAAGCTTTTTTTATATTATAATATAATATATTATTTTTTTTTGGAATGTTGATGTAATGAAGCTACACTTTACTTGTATTGGTATTGTTGGATATCCACGTCATGAAAGCTCTTTAATCACACATAAAATACTTTATAAATGGTTGATAAAACATGGTTATAAAGTTTTTATCGAACAAACTATTGCTAAAACATTAAAATTACATAATGCTGATACTGCAACGTTAACAGAAATCGGAAAATTTTGCGATTTGGCAATCATTATAGGGGGTGATGGAAATTTATTGTGTGCTGCACGTATTCTATCATTCTATAATATTAAAATTATTGGAATCAATAGAGGAAATTTAGGCTTTCTTACCGACTTAAGTCCTGAGAATGGATTAACAGCATTATCAGAAGTTTTATCTGGAGAATATATATTAGAAAATCGATTTTTGTTGGATGTACGGGTATGTCGAAAAAAAAACATTTCTCAATCTAATATAGCAATCAATGAAGTAGTTTTGCATACAAAAAATTTATCTCATATGATAGAATTTGAAGTATATATTGATGAAAAATTTGCGTTTTCTCAACGTGCAGATGGATTAATTATTTCTACTCCAACTGGTTCTACTGGTTATGCATTATCTGCTGGTGGTCCAATTGTAGCTACTTCTTTAAATGCTATTCTTTTGGTTCCGATGTTTCCACATACCTTATCTACACGTCCTTTAGTTATTCATAATGATAGTACAATTTGCTTGAGATTTTCTAATCTTGAAAAAAATTTAAAAATTAGTTGCGATAGTCAAATTTTTTTGAATGTTCGACAAGGTGAGTACGTCATCATTCGTCGTAGTGATTCTGTTTTAAACCTGATACATCCTAAAAATTATGATTACTTCAAAACTTTAACTGCAAAATTAGATTGGTATAAAAAATGTTTTTAAATTAATACAACATATTAATTGTTTGATTAGTTCAACTCATTGAGTTTTAATGATCATGTTTTTTTAAAAAATAGGGCATGTTATGAATAATTATAGGAACATATTATTGATATTAATTTTTCTTTCTGGCTGTACAATATTAAATAAAAAATCATATGATGCTTATAATGTTGAAGCGTTATGTTTGACAAAAAATGATTTGAATCGCAATTATATTGGAATGACAAAGAAACAAATTATTTATATTCTTGGTGAGCCTATTATTTCTGATTCTTTCAATGACGTATATCATTATTATTTTTACAATCAAGATTCTAAAAATTTTACGCAAAAGCAATTGTTAAATTTATATTTTAAAGATGAAAAAGTTTTTAATATTGAAGTTCAATAATTAATTGTTTGTGTTTTTTTAAAATATTTTTTTGGAGCTGGCGGGATTTGAACCCGCGTCCAAAATTTCTACGAGAACAAAGTACTACATGCTTAGTTTTTTCTATTTTTACGTTCATTACCTAATATGAAAAAACGATTTTAGGTATATAGCTTGAACTAGAATTACGCATGAAATCGATCAAGCACGATTTTCATGTTGTTCTCTTAAAATATGACTTTCCGATTTCCTTTTTCAAGAGAAAAGAATCAGGAGGAAAGGCTTTAAACAGTTTTTTAAGCGGCTAAAGCGTAGTTTTGATTATTTTTTGCAACTATTTTTTTACGGTTTTTATCGAGGCAAACCGTCCCTCGGCATGCACTTTATTATGTGGATAATTTTGTCAAATCCAAAAACAGCCCCTTATTTTTTAAATTATTATTACAAATAATAAAAGACTTGTCTATTGATTATTAATAAATATATTTTAAAATTATCATAATACAACATTTTAAAGGAAATACTAAATATGAACACTATTGAAAAAATAAAAAAACAAATTAAAGAAAATATGATTTTAATATATATGAAAGGAACTCCGCAATCTCCTAGTTGTGGTTTTTCTGCGCAAGCAGTGCAAGCATTATCATCTTTTGGTGAAAAATTTGCTTACGTAGATGTCTTAGAAAATACAGATATTAGAAACGAATTACCAAAATATGCAAATTGGCCAACCTTTCCACAATTATGGGTAGATGGTCAATTAGTTGGTGGTTGTAGTATTATTTTAGACATGTTAGAAAATGGTTCTTTAAAAAAATTAATATTGAATACTGTAAAAAAATATAAAAAAGAATTATAAAAATGTAAATATAGCAATATTTAGTCATCTAATATGACATCATATGAATGATAATTATACTTTCTTTATTATTCAATATGTCATATTAGTTTGATATGACAACATATGTTATTTTTTTTTTTTATTTTTTTTAAAGGCCAACCGCCCAAACGTTTCCAACGATTTACTAATTCACAAAAAAGATTTGCAGTCTGTAAAGTATCATAAAGAGCTGAATGAGCCTGATTATTATCGAATGTTAAACCTATAGCTTTGCATGCTTTAGCTAAAACAGTTTGTCCTAATACTAAACCACTCAATGCAGCTGTATCAAATGTTACAAAAGGATGAAACGGGTTGTTTTTTACGTTTGCTCTCTGTATTGCAGACATTAAAAAATTATGATCAAAATTAGCATTATGTGCGACGACAATACTCTTTGTGCAACCTTGTATTTTCATACCCTTATTAACTAAATCTAGTATTGAATTGATTGCTACTTCTTCGCTAATAGCGCCACGTAATGGATTAAAAGGATCAATTTTGTTAAAAGCGATTGCATCAGAATTGATAACAGAACCTTTAAAAGGTTGAATGTGAAAATGTAATGTTTCTTCTTTATGTAACCATCCTAATGCATCCATTTTTAATGTTATTATGGCAATTTCTAATAATGCATCAGTTTTGGCATTAAATCCTGCTGTTTCGATATCCACAACAACAGGATAAAAAGTACGAAATCGATCACTTAATAAATTGAACTCTTTATTTGTAGACATCAAAATCTCAGTTTTATAAAAATCTTTCTGTTTAATCGAGTTATGTTTTTTAAATTTAATATATATTTTAAAAACATGATAAATTAAACATATTATATAAATATATATTTTAAAATTTTATTAATTAGAACGACCAAAAAATATGTTATATTTTTTATAATCAAAAATTTAAATATAAATTTAACATGTATAATAGTTGTTACTAATCATTTAATTAGTGTACTATATTTTTAATTTTTTTTTAAAGATTAAATTTGTAATTTAAAATTTAATAATTTTTATCATTAATATATAAGGAAACTTAAATGAGTTACAGTCTACCTATCTTGCCTTATGCATACAATGCTCTAGAACCTTTTTTTGATGAAAAAACTATGGAAATACATCATACTAAACATCATCAAAACTATATTAATAATACCAATACTATTTTAAAAAATACTACTTTTTCTGATTTATCTACTGATGAATTAATTTCTATTTTTAACGAAATTGTTATAGATAATAAAGTTTTATTAAAAAATAATTTAGGAGGACATGTAAACCATAGTTTTTTTTGGAAAACATTAAAGTTAGGGATTGTTGTAACAAGTGATTTAAAAATAGAAATAGAAAAACAATTTGGCAGTTTTGATCTGTTTAAAAAGCAATTTGAAGAAGTTGCTCTTAATCATTTTGGATCTGGTTGGATATGGTTAATCAAGAAAAATAGTGTACTATCAATTGTGTCGACTATTAATCAAGATCATCCGTTAATGGAAGAATCTACATCTAAAAAATATGGTTTTCCTATTCTTGGTTTAGATGTTTGGGAGCATGCGTATTATTTAAAATATCAAAATAGACGTTTAGATTATATTAATGCATTTTGGAACGTTGTTAATTGGGAAGTTGTTTCAGAACTTTTACAAAATAGTTAATTTTACTAGTATATAAAATATTAATTAGTAACAATAATGCATTCTTAAAAACATATAATGCATATTATATGTTTTTAATTAGTGGTTAAAAATGAAAATAATTGTTTTATTTAAAGGATATTTTTTTGAGTATCATTAAAATGATAGTAGGATTATCTAATCCAAAATTTCAATATCATGCGACACGTCATAATGTAGGTTCTTGGTTTGTTTATAGTTTAGCTCAACGTTATTGCACAATTTTAAAAGAAGAAAGGAAATTTTTTGGTTTTACCGCTCATTTTAAAGTAGAGTCTAATGATATTAGATTGTTTGTTCCAAATATTTTTATGAATATAAATGGACAAGCAGTTTTGAAAATAGCTTCGTTTTATAACATTAATTTAAATGAAATATTAATTGCACATGATGATTTAGAATTAAATTTTGGAATCAGTAAATTAAAATATAGTTATGGTCATAATGGTCATAATGGTTTAAGAAACGTTATTACTGTATTTAAAAAAAAAATTAATTTTTATCGATGTAGAATTGGTATTGGTCGTCCTATTAATAAAAATGACATTTCTTCTTTTGTATTATCACCACCAAGTAAGATAGAAAAAACATGCATTAAAAAATCTATTTTAGAAGCTATAGAAGTCGTGATCCATTCAGTAATTTTAAAAACTTAATTTTTATAAAAACTCTTTCCATATTTAAGGTATACAAAAATGGGTTTTAAATGTGGTATAATAGGATTGCCTAATGTTGGAAAATCCACTTTATTTAATCTTTTAACTAAAGGACATTCAGCAGTTGCTAACTTTCCATTTTGTACTATTCAACCAAATTTAGGTATTGTTTCAGTTTTTGATGAGCGTCTTGATAATATCGCAAATATTCTTTCTGCAAAAAAAATTGTACATGCATCTATAGAATTTGTCGATATTGCAGGTTTGGTTCAAGGCGCGTCTAAGGGAGAGGGATTAGGAAATCAATTCTTAAGCAATATAAGGCAAACTCAAGCTATTGCTCATGTTGTTCGCTGTTTTAAAGAAGATAATATCACTCATATTTATAATGAAGTCAACCCTGAAAAAGATGTAGATATTATTAATACTGAACTGATATTATCCGATTTTGAATTATGTGAAAAAGCGTTATCAACATTACAAAAAAAATGTAATTTGAATGATAAAAATATAGAAAATAAAATAAATATTTTACAAAAATGTCTTAATCATTTAAAAAAATGTTTGATGTTAAAAAATCTTGGTCTAAATTTAGATGAACAAAAAATTGTTAGTTATTTAAATTTTTTAACTTTAAAACCTACTATGTATATAGCTAACATTAATGAAAAAACAGCATCGCGTGTTTTTTTAACACAATTAAAAAAAATAGCTTCTAAAGACAATTCAATAGTTATTCCTATTTTTGCAAATTTAGAATTAGATTTAATCAAGATGCATATTAGAGAACAAATATCTTTTATGAAAGCATTTAATATCAAAAATTTGGGTTTGAAAAGTATTGTTACGTCTGGGTATAAATTGTTAAATTTAATTACTTTTTTTACTGCTGGTGTTAAAGAAGTTCGCGCTTGGCCTATTTTGAATGGTAGCACTAGTCTGGAAGCGGCTCGTAAGATACATACTGATTTTAGTAAGGGTTTTATTAGAGTGAATATTATTAAATATAACGATTTCATTAAGTATAAGAGTGAAGTAAAAATTAAAGAAATGGGAAAATTTAAAACAGAAGGAAAAAACTACATAATAGAAGATGGAGATGTTGCACATTTTTTATTTAATGTTTAACAATAATCATTGTACATTAAAGTCTTTTAGAGAGGAAAATCATTGATCCTCTCTATTTTTTTGTTTATTCTTTTATTAAAAATTGTTTTAATTTTTTAAAATCAGGATTCATGTTATGCGATAAAAATGGTAAATTAATTGTATTTTTTAGTTCCTGAGGTAAGACAATGTTATTATTTAATATTTGTTCTACAGTATTTTTAAATTTTGCAGGATGTGCAGTACCTAAAAATAATCCAAATTCATCTTTTTTCAGTTGATTTTTTAATATTCTGTATGCTATTGCTGCATGTGGTTCAGAAACATAACCCAATTCAAATAATTCTTGTAATGTGTTTTTTGTTACTTCATCTGATACGCTGCCAAACCTTAGTTCTTTTAAATTCCATTTTTTTCTTTGAAATAGTTCTTGTATTCTAGGCCAATTATTAGGTTGACTAATGTCCATAGCATTAGAAATTGTAGATACTGTTTTTTTGGGTTGCCATTGACCATTCTGAAGAAATCTTGGTACTGTATCATTGCTATTCGTACATGCTATGAATGATTTAATTGGTAAGCCAAGAGATTTAGCAAGTAATCCTGCTGTTAAATTACCAAAGTTACCACAAGGTACCGCTATGACTAAATTGTTTCTTTTTTCTTTTGGAAGCAAAGAAAATGCTTCAAAATAATAACATATTTGTGCTAATAATCTACTGATATTAATGGAATTAGCAGAATTTAATCCTATAGAATTTTTTAGTTTTTTATCATTAAATGCTTCTTTAACTAATTTTTGACAATCATCAAAACTTCCATTAATAGATATAGTTTTAATATTTTTTCCAAGAGTGCAAAAAAGTTTTTCTTGCAATGCGCTAATTTTCCCTTTTGGGTATAAAATTACAACTCGCACATTTTTCATACCGTAAAAAGCGTGTGCTACTGCAGCGCCGGTATCACCAGACGTAGCAGTTAAAATCGTGACTAAATCGTTATTTTTATTCATTGAGAAAATCATTTGCGCCATAAAACGCGCACCAAAATCTTTGAATGCTAATGTAGGGCCATGAAATAATTCAAAACAGCTTATTGTTTTTGTGATTGATTTAAGTAATGGATATTTAAATGAAAAAGCTTTTTTTACATGTATATATAGTTGTTCTTTAGATATTTCATTATAAATGAATTTAGAAAGTATTTCAGTACTGCGAGTAATAAAGTCCATTTTTAATATTTCTGATAAGTCTTTTAGTTTTATTACAGGTAATTTTACTGGAAAAAATAATCCTTGTTGTTGTCCTAGACCTAATTTTACTGCTGTTTCAAAATTTACTTCTTCATCGTGATTTTTTAAGTTATAAAGTCTCATTTTTCATCCTATCTTACGTGCACCATGTAAGTCTAAAACACAAATATGAACAAATCCTGTTTTATTTTGTAGATAATTATTTTTTAACCAATATGATATTTCTTTTGCGATTGTAATATTGTTAGCGACAGCAAAAACAGTAGGACCGGATCCTGATATACCGAAACTGATAGCCCCTATTGATTTTATTATTTTTTTAGTTTTTAAAAAATTTGGCAAGAGTTTAATGCGATAAGGTTCTGCTATAAAATCTTGCATTAATCGTGCGGCTAAAATAGGTTGTTGACTATATGATGCATGAATAAAACCTGAAAGATAACGACTGTTTTTAATGCAAATTTCTTTGCTATATGTGTTGGGTAAAATTTGTCTCGCTTGAGCTGTAGAAACTTTAATTCCTGGCCAAGCTATAATCCAAAACCAGTTTTTAAAACTAGGTATTTTTTGGCTTATGATTTTTTTATCTTCTAATATTAATTGCAGTCCTCCAAGATAGGAAGGAGCAACATTATCGTAATGTACACTGCCTGAAATTTCACCTTCTATCTGTCCCATTAGCAATAATAAATCTTTTTTATTTAAAGGGTTATTGCAAAACTCATTGAGTGCAACCAATGTCGCAACAACTGAACATGCGCTAGAACCTAATCCTGATCCGATTGGCATGTTTTTTTCAAGAATAATGGATACTGCAATATTTTTTTTTGTAATTTGACAAAATTTTGACCAGCATTTCCAAACAATGTTTTCTTTAGTGTTTTCAGGTAACCTGTCAGCAAAAATACCTTTATTAATTAATTCGAATTCTTTTGATGATTTAATCGTTATTAGATCTCCTAAAAAAGATCCATTTATAGGTTGAATTGCAGCACCTAAAATATCAAAGCCTACTCCAACGTTACCAATAGAAGCAGGTGCATAGATTTTAATCATTATTGTTATGTTCCTGACGATTATGATAGTGTATGTAGTAAGTCAGAAAATACTCCAGATGCTGTCACATTATTACCTGCTCCATAACCTCTTAAAACAAGAGGAATCGATTTATAATATTTTGTATAAAACGCAAATGCATTTTCACCGTTTTTAACTTTGTATAAAGGATGGTTAATACCCACTTCTTCAATTTTTATAAAGCATTTTCCTGTTTGTTCTATTGTTCCAATAAATCTTAATACACATCCAGAATCATGTGCTGTTTTTACTCGTTTTAAAAAATACGAGTCTAATTTTTCTAATTCTAGTAAAAATTTATTTATATCTTCTTTGTTTTCAATTGGTTTAGGTAATAAATTTTCAATTTTGATATCTTTTAGTTCTATTGAATATCCAGCTTCTCGTGCTAAAATTAATAATTTTCTGGCAACATCTATTCCTGATAAGTCATCAAATGGATTTGGTTCAGTAAATCCTAATTTTTTAGCCTCTTTAGTAGCTTGTGACAATAATATACCCTCTTCTAATCTTCCAAAAATAAAGGATAAAGATCCAGATAGTATGCCTTGAAAACGAATCAGATGATCGCCTGTTTTAAATAAGTTTTGCACTGTTTTTATGATTGGTAATCCAGCTCCAACATTAGTTTCATATAGAAATTTTTTATTATTTTTTCTAGCGGTATCACGTATTTCTTGATAGTATTCCCATGTTGCAGTATTTGCTTTTTTATTAGAAGTAACAATATGATATTGATTTTTTAAAAAATGTGTATATTGTTCAGATAATAATTGATCGGATGTACAATCTATAATTACTGCATTTAAAAACTGATATTTTTTAATTGTTTGCTTAAATAATTTTAAATTAAATATATGATTTGATTGTTGAAAATGATTTTTCCAATTTGATAAATCTATTGCGTTTTTCATAATCAACATTTTTTTAGAATTAGCAATAAGACAAACTTTAATATTTATATTTTGTTTTTTTAAGAATTGTTCTTGTTGTGATATTTGTTCTAATAACGCATTACCGACGCCACCGATTCCAATTAAAAAAACATGAATAGTTTTGTTGTTAAAAAATAGTTCTTCATGAACATTTTTGATCGCGTTGAGAATGTTTTTTTGTTCAACAACAATAGATATCGAATGTTTTGATGAACCTTGCGCAATAGCAAGAACGTTTATCTTAGCGGATCCTAAAGAAGAAAAAATTTTAGATGCAATGTTATGTTTTTTATAAATGTCAGAACCAATCACAGAAAGAATAGACAAATTTTTTTTAATTCGAAATGGATTTAATAATCCTTCTTTCAATTCTAATTGAAATTCTTTTTTTAAATAGTCTAAAAAAATGTTTTTTTTGTTTTCTAACATACAAAGATTAATCTT encodes the following:
- the thrA gene encoding bifunctional aspartate kinase/homoserine dehydrogenase I, coding for MKLLKFGGTSLANAEKFLHVSEIIEKKNRFEQTAVVLSAPAKITNNLVAITENTAKKEIALNIVDATKLAFVELVKNISKIQPNFNYLKIIEIIKEEFNKLKSIIHDIVCVKYCPNSIHAIIVSRGEILSVEIMKSILKAKNYTITVINPVEKIFSIGDYLDSTVNIAESKKRISAMLINNKDIILMAGFIAGNEKKELVVLGRNGSDYSAAVLAVCLNAKCCEIWTDVDGVFTCDPKIVSNALLLESISYQEAMELSYFGAKVLHPRTIEPIAQFKIPCIIKNTNNIKSHGTSIYLNHDSKKNYLKGVTHLDDIVMLNISGYDMKNINNITPRVFNIISKSKVKIILITQSSSENKINLCMLENKKNIFLDYLKKEFQLELKEGLLNPFRIKKNLSILSVIGSDIYKKHNIASKIFSSLGSAKINVLAIAQGSSKHSISIVVEQKNILNAIKNVHEELFFNNKTIHVFLIGIGGVGNALLEQISQQEQFLKKQNINIKVCLIANSKKMLIMKNAIDLSNWKNHFQQSNHIFNLKLFKQTIKKYQFLNAVIIDCTSDQLLSEQYTHFLKNQYHIVTSNKKANTATWEYYQEIRDTARKNNKKFLYETNVGAGLPIIKTVQNLFKTGDHLIRFQGILSGSLSFIFGRLEEGILLSQATKEAKKLGFTEPNPFDDLSGIDVARKLLILAREAGYSIELKDIKIENLLPKPIENKEDINKFLLELEKLDSYFLKRVKTAHDSGCVLRFIGTIEQTGKCFIKIEEVGINHPLYKVKNGENAFAFYTKYYKSIPLVLRGYGAGNNVTASGVFSDLLHTLS
- the thrB gene encoding homoserine kinase translates to MIKIYAPASIGNVGVGFDILGAAIQPINGSFLGDLITIKSSKEFELINKGIFADRLPENTKENIVWKCWSKFCQITKKNIAVSIILEKNMPIGSGLGSSACSVVATLVALNEFCNNPLNKKDLLLLMGQIEGEISGSVHYDNVAPSYLGGLQLILEDKKIISQKIPSFKNWFWIIAWPGIKVSTAQARQILPNTYSKEICIKNSRYLSGFIHASYSQQPILAARLMQDFIAEPYRIKLLPNFLKTKKIIKSIGAISFGISGSGPTVFAVANNITIAKEISYWLKNNYLQNKTGFVHICVLDLHGARKIG